A single region of the Massilia sp. erpn genome encodes:
- a CDS encoding M28 family metallopeptidase, translating to MKFSMRLGARCLLAAGLLSGLALNLGAADRRRDDQPPAVDVDRMSDLVEELADAEYEGRLPGTAGDSRSRDVIVKEFQAIGLQAAGNDGYLQRFYTTISQPDGESHGNPANPLLGKRMATSNVIGIIPGNDPALAREVIVVSAHRDHLGRAPGGTHYPGANDDLSGLAATLELARMFSHYKGANKRTLMFVAYGAEEQGEMGSMHHVAHPLPGFPNKNIVLMISIDMIGRGFERWSSYSQAQRDRYAETWFKQVYNGVNDDDDEYSHEYPPENEGSFSYDAGPFGKIGISNRVFGKAEGIPDYHKTTDTWDKVEFAPAAIFTRTVFDFLRKVDQDPRPHARP from the coding sequence ATGAAATTTTCGATGCGACTAGGCGCGCGATGCCTGCTGGCGGCTGGCCTGCTTTCCGGATTGGCCTTGAATCTGGGCGCTGCCGACAGGCGCCGCGATGACCAGCCGCCCGCCGTGGATGTGGACAGAATGAGCGATCTGGTCGAAGAGCTGGCCGATGCGGAGTATGAAGGCCGCCTGCCCGGTACGGCGGGCGACAGCCGCTCGCGCGATGTCATCGTCAAGGAGTTCCAGGCCATAGGGCTGCAGGCGGCGGGGAACGACGGCTATCTGCAGCGCTTTTACACCACCATCTCCCAGCCGGACGGCGAAAGCCATGGCAATCCGGCCAATCCGCTGCTGGGCAAGCGCATGGCGACCAGCAATGTGATCGGCATCATTCCCGGCAACGATCCGGCGCTGGCGCGCGAAGTCATCGTCGTCAGCGCCCACCGCGACCACCTCGGGCGCGCACCGGGCGGTACCCATTATCCGGGCGCCAATGACGACCTGTCCGGCCTGGCGGCCACGCTGGAACTGGCGCGCATGTTTTCCCACTATAAGGGCGCCAATAAACGCACCCTGATGTTCGTGGCTTACGGCGCGGAAGAGCAGGGGGAAATGGGGTCAATGCACCACGTTGCCCATCCTTTGCCCGGCTTCCCCAACAAGAATATCGTGCTGATGATTTCCATCGATATGATCGGCCGCGGTTTCGAGCGCTGGAGCAGCTATTCCCAGGCCCAGCGCGACCGCTATGCCGAGACGTGGTTCAAACAGGTCTATAACGGCGTCAATGACGATGACGACGAGTATTCGCACGAGTATCCGCCGGAAAACGAAGGCAGCTTCTCCTACGACGCCGGACCGTTCGGCAAGATCGGCATCAGTAACCGCGTCTTCGGCAAGGCCGAGGGCATTCCCGATTACCACAAGACTACCGATACCTGGGATAAGGTGGAATTCGCGCCGGCCGCCATCTTCACCAGAACCGTTTTCGATTTTCTGCGCAAAGTGGATCAGGATCCCAGGCCGCATGCCAGGCCGTGA
- a CDS encoding glycoside hydrolase family 19 protein yields the protein MKSPFPLAALGRAHPSALASAVLPALLLAACGGSSSDNPAGAQQHQGLRMAAASAAASCPAWNSSQVYTAGMCAIYQGKQYEAKWWNQGSTPNQADTYGPWKYIADAPDPDPGPGPGPGPGPGPGGVPTKAQAEAKEVALTDNDFFRKVKASIRTLDNAGVDAVTPGAASNPANVKRVERLLPETKWEFYFSIREASYTYRRFLQAIAKFPAICDDYSDGRNADAICRHSLATMFAHFAQETGDHNASIPLPQWRQGLKYLRELGCEENGPGCGYNTECADPVFNTVWTCGRNADGSYKKYFGRGAKQLSYNYNYGPFSQAMYKGDQSVLLKDPDLVASTWLNLASATFFFVFPQPPKPSMLHVLDGTWVPNQADRTAGAGNNFATTIMIINAECGQGTEKPAAQNRIDYYKQFAADLGWNIGSEQLSCASMQRFGPSSSAAYNIYWEKNWSSGGDYQCQLVSYQTPYSALIASNYVKCVEKNWNVVLK from the coding sequence ATGAAATCCCCCTTCCCGCTTGCGGCGCTGGGCCGCGCCCATCCCTCCGCTCTCGCTTCCGCTGTGCTGCCCGCCTTGCTGCTGGCCGCCTGCGGCGGCTCTTCCTCCGACAATCCAGCCGGCGCCCAGCAGCACCAGGGCTTGCGCATGGCCGCCGCGTCGGCCGCCGCCTCCTGTCCGGCATGGAACAGCAGCCAGGTCTACACCGCCGGCATGTGCGCCATCTACCAGGGCAAGCAGTACGAAGCCAAATGGTGGAACCAGGGCAGCACGCCGAACCAGGCCGATACTTACGGCCCATGGAAATACATCGCCGATGCGCCCGATCCGGACCCGGGTCCTGGTCCCGGCCCTGGCCCTGGCCCGGGACCAGGTGGCGTGCCAACCAAGGCCCAGGCCGAGGCCAAGGAAGTGGCACTGACCGACAACGACTTCTTCCGCAAGGTGAAGGCTTCCATCCGCACCCTGGACAATGCCGGCGTGGACGCCGTGACGCCGGGCGCGGCCTCCAATCCGGCCAATGTGAAGCGCGTCGAGCGCCTGCTGCCGGAAACCAAATGGGAGTTCTACTTCTCCATCCGCGAAGCCAGTTACACCTATCGCCGCTTCCTGCAGGCCATCGCCAAATTCCCCGCCATCTGCGACGACTACAGCGACGGCCGCAATGCCGACGCCATCTGCCGCCACAGCCTGGCCACCATGTTCGCCCACTTCGCCCAGGAGACCGGCGACCATAACGCCAGCATTCCCCTGCCGCAGTGGCGCCAGGGGCTGAAGTATCTGCGCGAACTGGGATGCGAAGAGAATGGTCCGGGCTGCGGCTACAACACCGAGTGCGCCGATCCGGTCTTCAATACCGTCTGGACCTGCGGCCGCAATGCCGATGGCAGCTACAAGAAATACTTCGGACGCGGCGCCAAGCAGCTGTCCTACAACTACAACTATGGTCCCTTCTCGCAGGCCATGTACAAGGGCGACCAGTCGGTGCTGCTGAAAGACCCCGACCTGGTGGCGTCGACCTGGCTGAACCTGGCCTCGGCCACCTTCTTCTTCGTCTTCCCGCAACCGCCCAAGCCCTCCATGCTGCATGTGCTGGATGGCACCTGGGTGCCGAACCAGGCCGACCGCACGGCCGGCGCGGGCAATAACTTCGCCACCACCATCATGATCATCAACGCCGAGTGCGGACAAGGCACCGAGAAGCCGGCGGCACAGAACCGCATCGACTACTACAAGCAGTTCGCGGCGGACCTGGGCTGGAATATCGGCAGCGAACAGCTGTCCTGCGCCAGCATGCAGCGCTTCGGGCCATCCAGTTCGGCGGCCTATAACATCTATTGGGAGAAAAACTGGAGTTCGGGCGGCGATTACCAGTGCCAGCTGGTGAGCTATCAGACCCCGTACAGCGCCCTCATTGCGAGCAACTACGTGAAGTGCGTGGAAAAGAACTGGAATGTCGTGCTGAAGTAA
- a CDS encoding chitinase C-terminal domain-containing protein: MKTYSTLLMVLLGGALAACGGGGGDNSASAPSGTRLAAAPAPAPAAACAEWSASQVYTAGACVTYQGKTYTAKWWTQNNAPGADQWGPWQLQTTPTPTPTPTPTPTPTPTPTPTPTPTPTPTPTPTPTPVACRPDGLVSGVTNVPYCGVYDTDGREKLANGLHRRIVGYFTSWRTGKNGAPSYLVSDIPWDKLTHINYAFAGVDKSTFKVKLGSGADNPDTGVTWPDIPAAAMDPSLPYKGHFNLFSQYKKRYPGVKIMLSVGGWADSGGFYPATTNADGSINTAGINTLADSMVAVLRQYTFFDGIDIDYEHPTTNNEAGNPLDFGLSKPRLAGLMKSYNQLLKVVRDKLDAAAVADNRYYLLTIAGSASGWVLRGEENLSGLKHLDYASLMSYDLHGGWNQFVGPNAALFDDGNDGELRAANAYSYGGIGYLNVDWAYRYYRGALQAGRINIGVPYYTRGWRDVNGGTNGLWGTTALVNDTVICAGTKSCGTGAIGIDNVWFDLDTNGKPLPGGGNPLWHALNLQNAIVPDYLDAYGVTEKTLTGTYQANYNATLVAPWLWNATRKVFISTETTQSIATKAKYIVDNNIGGIMIWELAGDYDWHPSKNGGKGEYFMGYTLTTNVFNAFKAAGPYGHKRAESVIPATSAKVSISLGSWALGDSSYPINPVMTVTNNSATTIPGGSVVEFDYPVSAPANMSDQSGYGLKVIKAGYTGPNNIGGFKANFNRAQFTIPAWQSIAPGASVALTLNYQLPISGPSAYTITVGGVRYALSSEYPELPVGLQ, encoded by the coding sequence ATGAAAACCTACAGCACCTTACTCATGGTCTTGCTGGGCGGCGCCCTGGCGGCCTGCGGCGGTGGCGGCGGCGACAATAGCGCCAGCGCGCCCAGCGGCACACGCCTCGCCGCCGCCCCCGCGCCCGCTCCGGCCGCCGCCTGCGCCGAGTGGAGCGCCAGCCAGGTCTACACGGCCGGCGCCTGCGTCACCTATCAAGGCAAGACCTATACCGCCAAATGGTGGACCCAGAACAATGCGCCGGGCGCCGACCAGTGGGGCCCATGGCAGCTGCAAACCACGCCAACGCCAACGCCGACTCCAACACCCACCCCAACGCCGACACCCACGCCGACTCCAACACCAACGCCCACCCCCACTCCCACGCCAACACCGACGCCCACACCTGTGGCCTGCCGTCCCGACGGCCTGGTCTCCGGCGTCACCAATGTGCCGTACTGCGGCGTCTACGATACCGACGGCCGCGAGAAACTGGCCAATGGCCTGCACCGCCGCATCGTCGGCTACTTCACCAGCTGGCGTACCGGCAAGAACGGCGCCCCGTCCTACCTGGTCAGCGACATCCCGTGGGATAAGCTCACCCACATCAATTACGCCTTCGCCGGCGTGGACAAGAGCACCTTCAAGGTCAAGCTGGGCAGCGGGGCGGACAATCCCGATACCGGCGTCACCTGGCCCGACATCCCGGCTGCCGCCATGGACCCCAGCCTGCCATACAAGGGCCACTTCAATCTGTTCAGCCAGTACAAGAAACGCTATCCGGGCGTGAAGATCATGCTCTCGGTGGGCGGCTGGGCCGATAGCGGCGGCTTCTATCCGGCCACCACCAATGCCGACGGCAGCATCAACACGGCCGGCATCAACACCCTGGCCGATTCCATGGTGGCCGTGCTGCGCCAGTACACTTTCTTCGACGGCATCGACATCGACTACGAGCATCCGACCACGAATAACGAGGCCGGCAACCCGCTCGACTTCGGCCTGTCAAAACCGCGCCTGGCTGGTCTGATGAAGAGCTATAACCAGCTGCTCAAAGTGGTGCGCGACAAGCTCGACGCCGCCGCCGTGGCCGACAACCGCTACTACCTGCTGACCATCGCCGGCTCGGCTTCGGGCTGGGTGCTGCGCGGCGAGGAAAACCTGTCGGGCCTGAAGCACCTGGACTACGCCAGCCTGATGTCGTATGACCTGCATGGCGGCTGGAACCAGTTCGTCGGCCCCAATGCCGCCCTGTTCGACGACGGCAACGACGGCGAACTGCGCGCCGCCAATGCCTACTCCTACGGCGGCATCGGCTACCTGAACGTGGACTGGGCCTACCGCTACTACCGCGGTGCGCTGCAGGCAGGACGCATCAATATCGGCGTGCCTTACTACACGCGCGGCTGGCGCGACGTGAATGGCGGTACGAATGGCCTGTGGGGCACCACCGCACTGGTCAACGACACCGTGATCTGCGCCGGCACCAAGTCCTGCGGCACGGGCGCCATTGGCATCGACAACGTCTGGTTCGACCTCGACACCAACGGCAAGCCCCTGCCCGGCGGCGGCAATCCGCTGTGGCATGCGCTGAACCTGCAGAACGCCATCGTGCCCGACTATCTGGATGCCTACGGCGTCACCGAGAAAACCCTGACCGGCACCTACCAGGCCAACTACAACGCCACCCTGGTGGCGCCATGGCTGTGGAACGCCACGCGCAAGGTTTTCATCTCGACCGAAACCACGCAGTCCATCGCCACCAAGGCCAAGTACATCGTCGATAACAATATCGGCGGCATCATGATCTGGGAACTGGCGGGCGACTACGATTGGCATCCATCGAAGAACGGCGGCAAAGGCGAGTACTTCATGGGCTACACCCTGACCACCAATGTGTTCAACGCCTTCAAGGCGGCCGGTCCGTATGGCCACAAGCGCGCCGAAAGCGTGATTCCGGCCACCAGCGCCAAGGTCAGCATCTCGCTGGGCAGCTGGGCCTTGGGCGACAGCAGCTATCCGATCAACCCGGTGATGACGGTGACGAACAACAGCGCCACCACCATCCCAGGCGGCTCGGTGGTGGAGTTCGACTACCCGGTGTCGGCGCCCGCCAATATGAGCGACCAGTCGGGTTATGGGCTGAAGGTGATCAAGGCCGGCTACACGGGGCCGAACAATATCGGCGGCTTCAAGGCCAATTTCAACCGCGCCCAGTTCACCATCCCGGCCTGGCAGTCGATCGCGCCAGGCGCCTCGGTGGCGCTGACCTTGAACTACCAGCTGCCGATCTCCGGTCCCTCGGCCTACACCATCACGGTGGGCGGCGTGCGCTATGCGCTGAGCAGCGAGTATCCGGAACTGCCGGTGGGCCTGCAATAA
- a CDS encoding Imm10 family immunity protein, whose translation MDYKIAAKTISIEEDEYSLTIGFLDDGEEPHKYVLLQKTLEPDEQDEELGMDVAHIEIEDQARSGYGGIASVAMDEGGLCIRLTEKGKTFLNVAGQLLIAFDSPAQKVELQAVLQRMSEDDFPLLLA comes from the coding sequence ATGGATTATAAGATCGCGGCCAAGACAATCAGTATCGAGGAAGATGAGTACAGCCTGACAATCGGCTTCCTGGATGACGGCGAAGAGCCGCACAAGTATGTCCTGCTGCAGAAAACCCTGGAACCGGACGAGCAGGACGAGGAGCTGGGCATGGACGTGGCCCATATCGAGATAGAGGACCAGGCACGTTCCGGCTACGGCGGCATCGCTTCGGTGGCGATGGACGAGGGCGGGCTTTGCATCCGTCTCACTGAGAAGGGAAAAACATTCCTGAACGTTGCTGGCCAGTTGCTGATTGCATTTGATAGCCCGGCGCAGAAGGTGGAACTGCAAGCGGTGCTGCAAAGGATGAGTGAAGACGATTTTCCTTTGCTGCTTGCATAA
- a CDS encoding LuxR C-terminal-related transcriptional regulator yields MLRMSVAGQRQAIGSLPPHIMAEFGDEADPVSRHIGASGIPLEWDTATLCAGGDAAPVYQSLQGAGIVSGLSMAARSDLGWSRIDFYFHQDADKGATADLFLLGSYLHEAACRVWRASWPAEVPRLTARERQCLQWSASGKTSQEIGQILGISQHTVYFHLKKVASKFKVYGTRHAISRAMDLKLIKPI; encoded by the coding sequence ATGCTCAGAATGAGTGTGGCCGGCCAGCGCCAGGCGATCGGCTCGCTGCCGCCGCACATCATGGCTGAATTCGGCGACGAGGCCGATCCCGTCAGCCGCCATATCGGCGCCTCCGGCATTCCGCTGGAATGGGATACCGCCACCCTGTGCGCCGGCGGGGACGCTGCGCCGGTGTACCAGTCCCTGCAAGGGGCCGGCATCGTGTCCGGCCTGAGCATGGCCGCGCGCAGCGACCTGGGCTGGAGCCGCATCGACTTCTACTTCCACCAGGATGCCGACAAGGGCGCCACCGCCGACTTGTTCCTGCTCGGCTCCTACCTGCATGAGGCGGCTTGCCGCGTCTGGCGCGCCAGCTGGCCGGCCGAGGTGCCGCGCCTGACCGCGCGCGAGCGCCAATGCCTGCAGTGGAGCGCCAGCGGCAAGACCAGCCAGGAAATCGGCCAGATCCTCGGCATCTCGCAACATACGGTCTACTTCCACCTGAAAAAAGTGGCGTCCAAGTTCAAGGTGTATGGCACCCGCCATGCGATCAGCCGTGCCATGGATTTGAAGCTGATCAAGCCCATCTGA
- a CDS encoding MFS transporter yields MNHATTAIPQREADRLPVSGLLALAMAAFITLLTEILPAGLLSSIATGLNVSESLAGQFITAYAVGAFAAAIPMTLLTQGLRRRPLLLSAICGFALVNLVTALSDNYTVSLVARFCAGVFGGVVWSLLAGYAVRISPSHLAGRAIALTGAGGTLALVLGVPLGAVLGRLIGWQGAFGLMSGLALLLAAWVLAIVPDYPGQSRERRQTLGSVFLKRGIRAVLFVVFSFVIAHNIFYIYIEPLLQPAGLSAKVDLVLFVFGLGSIAGLWCVGLLVDRHVRRLGVINIGIFALAALLLGLWAATPWMVYLAAAIWGVAVGGFSTITQTALARFAGDGIDVAQSMYTTGWNTAVAIGGVVGGILLDRAGSGAFAWTVLAILAACLSGVVFGMNRAFKS; encoded by the coding sequence ATGAATCACGCAACTACCGCCATCCCGCAACGGGAGGCGGATCGCCTGCCCGTCAGCGGGCTGCTGGCTCTGGCCATGGCCGCCTTCATCACGCTATTGACTGAAATTCTGCCGGCCGGCCTGCTCTCTTCCATCGCAACGGGCTTGAACGTGTCCGAAAGCCTGGCTGGACAATTCATCACCGCTTATGCCGTGGGCGCGTTTGCCGCCGCCATTCCGATGACCCTGCTGACCCAGGGCCTGCGCCGCCGTCCACTTCTGCTGAGCGCCATCTGCGGCTTTGCGCTGGTTAATCTGGTGACCGCGCTGTCGGACAACTACACCGTGTCGCTGGTGGCCCGCTTTTGCGCCGGCGTTTTCGGCGGCGTCGTCTGGTCGCTGCTGGCGGGGTATGCGGTGCGCATCTCGCCGTCGCATCTAGCTGGACGGGCCATCGCGCTGACGGGCGCGGGCGGCACCCTTGCCCTGGTGCTGGGGGTGCCGCTCGGCGCCGTGCTGGGCCGCCTGATCGGCTGGCAGGGCGCGTTTGGCCTGATGAGCGGCCTGGCGCTGCTGCTGGCGGCCTGGGTGCTGGCCATCGTGCCCGATTACCCCGGCCAGAGCCGCGAGCGGCGCCAGACGCTGGGCAGCGTTTTCCTCAAGCGCGGCATCCGCGCGGTGCTGTTCGTGGTCTTCAGCTTCGTGATCGCGCATAATATTTTCTACATCTATATCGAACCGCTGCTGCAGCCTGCAGGCCTGTCGGCCAAGGTTGACCTGGTGCTGTTCGTCTTCGGCCTGGGCTCGATCGCCGGCCTGTGGTGCGTCGGCCTGCTGGTCGACCGCCATGTGCGCCGGCTGGGGGTGATCAATATCGGGATATTTGCGTTGGCCGCGCTGCTGCTTGGCCTGTGGGCCGCGACGCCGTGGATGGTGTATCTGGCCGCAGCCATCTGGGGTGTGGCGGTGGGCGGCTTCTCGACCATCACGCAGACGGCGCTGGCGCGCTTTGCTGGCGACGGCATCGATGTGGCCCAATCCATGTATACCACCGGCTGGAACACTGCCGTCGCCATCGGTGGCGTGGTGGGCGGTATCCTGCTCGACCGCGCCGGCTCCGGTGCCTTCGCTTGGACCGTGCTGGCCATTCTTGCGGCCTGCTTGTCCGGCGTGGTGTTCGGCATGAATCGGGCGTTCAAGTCTTAG
- a CDS encoding DUF4274 domain-containing protein, with amino-acid sequence MTEEQLEQQEWDIVRNYLVSATKAQRHIFAARANYDGNSEAFRWLVDSTETDQATALLLYWNLGAAWYVQFDSAEASSSPATYQLLRLIEQRCTAGFYETAAIYFNPHRSSGARPDDYPDIPVKVAIPDIMLRPVEGSERVDIEGDPEGYDEGLPFDIAEAIYALYSE; translated from the coding sequence ATGACCGAAGAGCAACTCGAACAACAAGAGTGGGATATCGTCCGGAATTATCTCGTCAGCGCCACCAAGGCACAGCGGCATATCTTTGCTGCGCGCGCCAACTATGACGGCAATAGCGAGGCATTTCGTTGGCTCGTCGACAGTACGGAAACCGATCAAGCGACGGCTTTGCTCCTGTACTGGAATCTCGGCGCCGCCTGGTATGTGCAGTTCGATTCGGCGGAAGCATCCTCGAGCCCAGCCACGTACCAGCTGCTGCGCCTTATCGAGCAGCGCTGCACGGCAGGCTTCTATGAGACTGCCGCCATCTACTTCAACCCGCATCGCAGCTCGGGGGCGCGGCCAGACGACTATCCGGACATTCCGGTCAAAGTGGCTATTCCCGACATCATGCTGCGCCCTGTCGAAGGCAGCGAGCGTGTCGACATTGAAGGCGACCCCGAAGGTTACGATGAAGGCCTTCCTTTCGACATTGCGGAGGCAATCTACGCGCTGTACAGCGAATAA